The Cellulomonas sp. P24 genome contains a region encoding:
- the uvrC gene encoding excinuclease ABC subunit UvrC, which translates to MADPATYRPAPGEIPEQPGVYRFRDEHGRVIYVGKAKSLRPRLSSYFQDLAALHPRTQSMVTSAASVEWTVVGTEVEALALEYSWIKEFDPRFNVKYRDDKSYPYLAVTMAEEIPRVQVMRGAKRPGTRYFGPYGHAWAIRETVDLLLRVFPVRTCSAGVYRRAAQVGRPCLLGYIEKCSAPCVGRITPEDHRALAADFCDFMAGDTAKFVRRLDTRMRAAAAAQEYEKAARLRDDIAALERATERNAVVLQDGTDADIFALVGDELEAAVQVFHVRDGRIRGQRGWVVEKVEELTDADLVEHLLQQVYGEEATDVPPPGRSGGMRGDRPAGTVVSGAVPREVLVPVLPSDVAQVQSWLSGLRGAKVDVRVPRRGDKRELAETVRRNAEQALALHRTRRAGDLTTRSQALREIQEALDLPTAPLRIECYDVSHTQGTYQSASMVVFEDGLPRKSEYRVFTVRGTDGDGATDDTAAMREVITRRFARHVDGRTVSKDEETGAEDAAALEPAPLRSGPIDPTAARPPRFAYPPNLVVVDGGPPQVAAAAEALASLGVTDVALCGLAKRLEEVWLPAEDYPVILQRSSEGLYLLQRVRDEAHRFAISAHRKRRSKGMTVSALDDVPGLGPTRSAALLKAFGSIARLRAASVEELAAVPGMGSKTAAAVHAALAPASGPPS; encoded by the coding sequence ATGGCTGATCCCGCCACGTACCGGCCGGCACCGGGGGAGATCCCCGAGCAACCGGGGGTCTACAGGTTCCGCGACGAGCACGGGCGCGTGATCTACGTCGGCAAGGCGAAGAGCCTGCGCCCACGGCTGTCGAGCTACTTCCAGGATCTTGCCGCGCTCCACCCGAGGACGCAGTCGATGGTCACGTCGGCAGCGTCGGTCGAGTGGACCGTCGTCGGGACCGAGGTCGAGGCCCTCGCCCTCGAGTACTCGTGGATCAAGGAATTCGATCCGCGGTTCAACGTGAAGTACCGCGACGACAAGTCGTACCCGTACCTCGCCGTCACGATGGCGGAGGAGATCCCGCGGGTCCAGGTGATGCGCGGCGCGAAGCGCCCCGGGACCCGCTACTTCGGCCCCTACGGGCACGCCTGGGCGATCCGCGAGACCGTCGACCTGCTGCTCCGGGTCTTTCCGGTGCGGACCTGCTCAGCCGGGGTCTACCGGCGGGCCGCGCAGGTCGGGCGACCATGCCTGCTCGGCTACATCGAGAAGTGCTCAGCGCCGTGCGTCGGACGGATCACCCCGGAGGACCATCGTGCCCTCGCGGCAGACTTCTGCGACTTCATGGCCGGGGACACCGCGAAGTTCGTCCGTCGACTCGATACGCGCATGCGCGCCGCCGCGGCGGCGCAGGAGTACGAGAAGGCCGCCCGTCTGCGCGACGACATCGCGGCGCTCGAGCGCGCGACCGAGCGCAATGCGGTCGTGCTCCAGGACGGCACCGACGCCGACATCTTCGCGCTCGTCGGCGACGAGCTCGAGGCGGCTGTGCAGGTCTTCCACGTCCGCGACGGACGGATCCGTGGCCAACGGGGCTGGGTGGTCGAGAAGGTCGAGGAGCTCACGGACGCCGATCTGGTCGAGCACCTCCTCCAGCAGGTCTACGGCGAGGAAGCGACGGATGTCCCGCCGCCGGGACGGTCCGGGGGGATGCGAGGCGATCGCCCGGCGGGCACCGTCGTCTCGGGGGCGGTACCGCGCGAGGTCCTGGTCCCGGTGCTCCCGTCGGACGTCGCGCAGGTGCAGTCCTGGCTGTCGGGGCTGCGTGGCGCGAAGGTCGACGTGCGTGTTCCCCGGCGGGGTGACAAGCGCGAGCTGGCGGAGACGGTGCGGCGCAACGCCGAGCAGGCCCTCGCGCTGCACCGCACACGCCGGGCGGGCGACCTCACCACCCGGAGCCAGGCGCTGCGGGAGATCCAGGAGGCGCTCGACCTCCCGACGGCACCGCTTCGGATCGAGTGCTACGACGTGTCCCACACGCAGGGCACGTACCAGTCGGCCTCGATGGTGGTGTTCGAGGACGGGTTGCCACGCAAGAGCGAGTACCGGGTGTTCACGGTGCGGGGAACGGACGGCGACGGCGCGACGGATGACACCGCGGCGATGCGTGAGGTGATCACCCGGCGGTTCGCGCGGCACGTCGACGGCCGCACGGTCTCCAAGGACGAGGAGACCGGTGCGGAGGACGCGGCTGCCCTCGAGCCGGCACCGCTGCGGTCCGGTCCCATCGACCCGACGGCCGCGCGACCGCCCCGGTTCGCCTACCCTCCGAACCTCGTCGTGGTCGACGGCGGACCACCCCAGGTCGCCGCCGCCGCCGAAGCCCTGGCGTCACTCGGCGTGACGGACGTTGCGCTCTGCGGGCTGGCGAAGAGGCTCGAAGAGGTCTGGCTGCCGGCCGAGGACTACCCGGTGATCCTTCAGCGCAGCTCCGAAGGCCTGTACCTGCTGCAGCGGGTCCGCGACGAGGCGCACCGGTTCGCGATCTCGGCGCACCGCAAGAGGCGCAGCAAAGGGATGACGGTGTCGGCGCTGGACGACGTGCCTGGGCTCGGGCCGACGCGCTCTGCTGCGCTGCTGAAGGCGTTCGGGTCGATCGCCCGCCTGCGTGCCGCCTCCGTCGAGGAGCTCGCCGCGGTTCCGGGCATGGGGTCGAAGACCGCGGCAGCGGTCCACGCCGCGCTCGCACCTGCGTCCGGTCCGCCGTCATGA
- a CDS encoding OsmC family protein, which yields MGILHTYTADVTWTGAGETGTSSYRAYSRDHEIRFDGKPAVLGSADPAFRGDPHRHSPEDLFVAALSQCHMLWFLHLAAEAGVVVVGYSDAATATMRVEAHGAGQFTEVVLHPVVTVSGTGTAVDATSDGHLMALHHRAHEYCFISRSVSVPVRIDPAPVRVATGPVS from the coding sequence ATGGGCATCCTCCACACCTACACCGCCGACGTGACCTGGACCGGCGCCGGGGAGACGGGCACGTCCTCGTACCGCGCGTACAGCCGCGACCACGAGATCCGGTTCGACGGCAAGCCTGCGGTGCTCGGCTCGGCTGATCCGGCCTTCCGCGGTGACCCGCACCGCCACAGCCCGGAGGACCTGTTCGTGGCGGCGCTCTCGCAGTGCCACATGCTGTGGTTCCTTCACCTGGCGGCCGAGGCAGGTGTCGTAGTCGTCGGCTACTCCGACGCGGCCACGGCGACGATGCGGGTCGAGGCGCACGGGGCCGGTCAGTTCACCGAGGTCGTCCTTCACCCCGTCGTCACTGTCTCCGGCACCGGCACGGCGGTCGACGCGACGTCCGACGGCCACCTGATGGCGCTGCACCACCGCGCCCACGAGTACTGCTTCATCTCGCGGTCCGTCAGCGTCCCGGTGCGCATCGACCCCGCACCCGTCCGCGTCGCGACCGGTCCGGTCAGCTGA
- the uvrA gene encoding excinuclease ABC subunit UvrA: protein MNDRLVVQGAREHNLRNVDLDLPRDRLIVFTGLSGSGKSSLAFDTIFAEGQRRYVESLSAYARQFLGQMDKPDVDFIEGLSPAVSIDQKSTNRNPRSTVGTITEVYDYLRLLFARAGTQYCPVCGERVTAQTPQQIVDRLLELPEGTRFQILAPVVRGRKGEYADLFKELQSKGFARARVDGEVVQLSEPPTLEKKLKHDIEVVVDRLVARDGVQRRLTDSVETALGLAGGLLVAELVDADIDDLARERRFSEHRACPNDHQLSLEEIEPRTFSFNAPYGACPECTGIGSRLEVDPELVIPDEDLSLADGAVAPWSQISSEYFTRVLSALAGDLGFSMDVPWRALPERAKNAVLFGENHEVKVRYRNRWGRERQYSTGFEGVVTFLERRHGETESDWSKEKYEAFMREVPCPVCEGTRLKPEVLAVRVGGKSIAEVCELPLREARDFLDALELGERERTIAAQVLKEIQARLGFLLDVGLDYLSLMRPAGTLSGGEAQRIRLATQIGSGLVGVLYVLDEPSIGLHQRDNRRLIETLTRLRDLGNTLIVVEHDEDTIRTADWIVDIGPGAGEHGGRVVHSGDLAGLLASQESVTGAYLSGRRSIPMPSQRRPVDPDRMLTVIGAREHNLDGIDVSFPLGTLIAVTGVSGSGKSTLVNSILYTVLANELNGARQVAGRHKRVTGLEHLDKVVHVDQGPIGRTPRSNPATYTGVWDHVRKLFAETTEAKVRGYLPGRFSFNVKGGRCEACSGDGTLKIEMNFLPDVYVPCEVCHGARYNRETLEVHFKGKTVADVLNMPIEEAAEFFAAVPAIARHLRTLVDVGLGYVRLGQPAPTLSGGEAQRVKLAAELQKRSTGRTIYVLDEPTTGLHFEDIRKLLGVLQSLVDKGNSVIVIEHNLDVVKNADWVIDMGPEGGSGGGRVIAEGTPEHVATVPGSYTGLFLADVLELDLERASA from the coding sequence GTGAATGATCGTCTGGTGGTTCAGGGTGCTCGCGAGCACAACCTGCGCAACGTCGACCTCGACCTTCCCCGTGACCGGCTGATCGTCTTCACGGGCCTGTCCGGGTCCGGGAAGTCGTCGCTCGCCTTCGACACGATCTTCGCGGAAGGTCAGCGGCGCTACGTCGAGTCGCTGTCGGCGTATGCACGGCAGTTCCTCGGGCAGATGGACAAGCCTGACGTCGACTTCATCGAGGGCTTGTCACCAGCGGTGTCGATCGACCAGAAGTCGACGAACCGCAACCCTCGATCGACCGTCGGGACGATCACCGAGGTGTACGACTACCTTCGGCTCCTGTTCGCACGAGCGGGGACCCAGTACTGCCCCGTCTGCGGTGAGCGGGTCACCGCGCAGACGCCGCAGCAGATCGTCGACCGCCTGCTCGAGCTGCCCGAGGGCACGCGGTTCCAGATCCTCGCCCCGGTCGTGCGCGGACGGAAGGGCGAGTACGCCGACCTCTTCAAGGAGCTCCAGTCGAAGGGGTTCGCCCGCGCGCGGGTCGACGGTGAGGTCGTCCAGCTCAGCGAGCCACCGACGCTCGAGAAGAAGCTCAAGCACGACATCGAGGTCGTCGTGGATCGTCTCGTCGCGCGCGACGGCGTGCAGCGCCGCCTGACCGACTCCGTCGAGACGGCGCTCGGCCTGGCCGGTGGGCTCCTCGTTGCCGAGCTCGTCGACGCGGACATCGACGACCTCGCGCGTGAGCGTCGGTTCTCCGAGCACCGTGCGTGCCCGAACGACCACCAGCTCAGCCTCGAGGAGATCGAGCCGCGCACGTTCTCGTTCAATGCGCCCTACGGCGCCTGCCCCGAGTGCACCGGCATCGGTAGCCGGCTCGAGGTGGACCCCGAGCTCGTGATCCCGGACGAGGACCTCTCCCTCGCCGACGGCGCCGTGGCGCCGTGGTCGCAGATCTCCTCCGAGTACTTCACCCGCGTGCTCTCGGCGCTCGCCGGTGACCTGGGGTTCTCGATGGATGTGCCCTGGCGGGCCCTGCCCGAGCGTGCCAAGAACGCGGTGCTGTTCGGTGAGAACCATGAGGTGAAGGTGCGTTACCGGAACCGGTGGGGACGGGAGCGGCAGTACTCCACCGGGTTCGAGGGCGTCGTGACCTTCCTCGAGCGTCGGCACGGCGAGACCGAGTCGGACTGGTCGAAGGAGAAGTACGAGGCCTTCATGCGCGAGGTGCCGTGCCCCGTGTGCGAGGGCACGCGACTGAAGCCCGAGGTGCTGGCGGTGCGGGTCGGCGGCAAGTCGATCGCGGAGGTGTGCGAGCTCCCGCTCCGCGAGGCACGCGACTTCCTGGACGCGCTCGAGCTCGGCGAGCGCGAACGCACGATCGCCGCGCAGGTGCTCAAGGAGATCCAAGCCCGCCTCGGCTTCCTGCTGGACGTCGGGCTCGACTACCTGTCGCTGATGAGACCCGCCGGGACGTTGAGCGGCGGCGAGGCGCAGCGCATCCGGCTCGCCACGCAGATCGGCTCGGGGCTGGTCGGGGTGCTGTACGTGCTCGACGAGCCGAGCATCGGCCTCCACCAGCGGGACAACCGGCGCCTGATCGAGACGTTGACGCGCCTGCGCGACCTGGGGAACACGCTGATCGTCGTCGAGCACGACGAGGACACCATCCGTACCGCCGACTGGATCGTCGACATCGGTCCGGGTGCAGGCGAGCACGGGGGCCGCGTGGTGCACTCCGGCGACCTGGCGGGCCTGCTCGCGTCGCAGGAGTCGGTGACCGGTGCGTACCTCTCCGGCCGACGCTCGATCCCGATGCCCTCGCAGCGTCGCCCGGTCGACCCGGACCGCATGCTCACGGTCATCGGGGCGCGCGAGCACAACCTCGACGGCATCGACGTGAGCTTCCCGCTGGGCACCCTGATCGCCGTGACCGGCGTCTCGGGATCCGGGAAGTCGACCCTGGTGAACAGCATCCTGTACACGGTGCTCGCCAACGAGCTCAACGGTGCGCGCCAGGTCGCCGGTCGGCACAAGAGAGTGACCGGCCTCGAGCACCTCGACAAGGTGGTGCATGTCGACCAGGGGCCCATCGGCCGGACCCCGCGCTCGAACCCTGCCACCTACACGGGGGTCTGGGACCACGTCCGCAAGCTGTTCGCCGAGACGACCGAGGCGAAGGTCCGTGGCTACCTGCCAGGACGGTTCTCGTTCAACGTCAAGGGCGGTCGTTGCGAGGCATGCTCCGGCGACGGCACCTTGAAGATCGAGATGAACTTCCTCCCGGACGTCTACGTCCCGTGCGAGGTGTGCCACGGCGCCCGGTACAACCGGGAGACGCTCGAGGTGCACTTCAAGGGGAAGACCGTCGCCGACGTCCTCAACATGCCCATCGAGGAGGCCGCCGAGTTCTTCGCGGCGGTACCGGCGATCGCGCGCCATCTCCGGACGCTCGTCGACGTCGGGCTCGGGTATGTCCGGCTCGGTCAGCCTGCTCCGACGCTCTCAGGGGGCGAGGCCCAGCGGGTCAAGCTCGCCGCGGAGCTGCAGAAGCGGTCGACGGGGCGCACCATCTACGTCCTCGACGAGCCGACGACGGGCCTGCACTTCGAGGACATCAGGAAGCTCCTCGGGGTGCTGCAGTCGTTGGTCGACAAGGGCAACAGCGTGATCGTGATCGAGCACAACCTCGACGTGGTCAAGAACGCCGACTGGGTCATCGACATGGGGCCTGAGGGTGGGAGCGGTGGCGGGCGAGTGATCGCCGAGGGCACACCAGAGCACGTCGCGACCGTGCCGGGAAGCTACACGGGTCTCTTCCTCGCCGACGTCCTCGAGCTGGACCTGGAGCGTGCGAGCGCCTGA